One region of Micromonospora ureilytica genomic DNA includes:
- a CDS encoding CBS domain-containing protein, with protein MTGYRVSDVMTKQVVYLPAETTLDEAARVMKEADIGDVVVTDGATLAGMLTDRDIVVRAVAENSSPAATTIGSIVTREVVMIEQHCTAGEAAALMRDRGIRRVLVCDSDRKLVGIVSLGDLAMQLDPTSALSEISEQSPTV; from the coding sequence ATGACCGGTTACCGGGTCAGTGACGTGATGACCAAGCAGGTGGTCTACCTGCCGGCCGAGACCACCCTGGACGAGGCGGCCAGGGTGATGAAGGAGGCCGACATCGGTGATGTGGTGGTCACCGACGGCGCCACCCTCGCCGGCATGCTCACCGATCGGGACATCGTGGTGCGGGCCGTGGCGGAGAACAGCTCCCCTGCGGCCACCACCATCGGCTCGATCGTCACCCGCGAGGTCGTCATGATCGAACAGCACTGCACTGCGGGTGAGGCGGCGGCGCTGATGCGGGATCGGGGCATCCGACGCGTGCTGGTCTGTGACAGTGACCGCAAGTTGGTCGGGATCGTCTCGCTCGGCGACCTGGCCATGCAGCTCGACCCCACCAGCGCGCTCAGCGAGATCAGCGAGCAGTCACCCACCGTGTGA
- a CDS encoding SufE family protein: MADMPARLAEIVDEFADAPRDLVLEMLLEYADVIPALPEGAAEREGMEQVPECQTVFFLRARVTPEGTVETLFDCPPEAPTTRAFAGILAEGLAGASAEQVLAVPDDLYQRMGLAQAISPLRIRGGTAILGRLKRQIREQLG, encoded by the coding sequence ATGGCTGACATGCCGGCCCGACTGGCCGAGATCGTCGACGAGTTCGCGGACGCGCCGCGCGACCTGGTGCTGGAGATGCTCCTGGAGTACGCGGACGTCATCCCGGCGCTGCCGGAGGGCGCTGCGGAGCGCGAGGGCATGGAGCAGGTGCCCGAGTGTCAGACGGTGTTCTTCCTGCGCGCCCGGGTGACTCCGGAAGGCACGGTGGAGACGCTCTTCGACTGCCCGCCGGAGGCGCCCACCACCCGGGCGTTCGCCGGGATCCTCGCCGAAGGACTGGCGGGCGCGAGCGCCGAGCAGGTGCTGGCCGTGCCGGACGACCTCTACCAGCGGATGGGGCTGGCGCAGGCGATCAGCCCGCTGCGGATCCGCGGCGGCACGGCGATCCTGGGCCGCCTCAAGCGGCAGATCCGGGAACAACTCGGCTGA
- a CDS encoding DsbA family oxidoreductase, producing the protein MEIEIYADVICPWCYIGKRRLDEALASYEGEVTVRYRPFQLDPSPVPEPRPLVEALAGKFGGPERARQMVDHVIQVAAADGLRLDYDHAVIANTFEAHRLVSWATDQGRAAEMVEALYRAHFNHGVDVGSREALAALAGEIGLDAADARRFLDSDERVAEVAASLAAARDLGITSVPTFVLAGKYAVSGAQDVQTLLAALAEVEQRESAAHSH; encoded by the coding sequence ATGGAGATCGAGATCTACGCGGACGTCATCTGCCCGTGGTGCTACATCGGCAAGCGCCGCCTGGATGAGGCCCTCGCCAGCTACGAGGGCGAGGTGACGGTGCGCTACCGACCGTTCCAGCTCGATCCTTCGCCGGTGCCGGAGCCCCGTCCGTTGGTGGAGGCGCTGGCCGGCAAGTTCGGCGGCCCGGAGCGCGCCCGGCAGATGGTCGACCACGTGATCCAGGTCGCGGCGGCCGACGGGCTGCGACTCGACTACGACCACGCGGTGATCGCCAACACCTTCGAGGCGCACCGGTTGGTGTCCTGGGCGACCGACCAGGGTAGGGCGGCCGAGATGGTGGAGGCGCTCTACCGGGCGCACTTCAACCACGGGGTCGACGTCGGGTCACGGGAGGCGCTGGCCGCCCTGGCCGGCGAGATCGGCCTGGACGCGGCCGACGCGCGCCGGTTCCTCGACTCCGACGAGCGTGTCGCCGAGGTCGCCGCCAGCCTGGCCGCCGCCCGGGACCTGGGCATCACCAGCGTGCCGACCTTCGTCCTGGCCGGGAAGTACGCGGTCTCCGGCGCGCAGGACGTGCAGACGTTGCTCGCCGCACTCGCCGAGGTCGAGCAGCGCGAATCCGCCGCCCACTCACACTGA
- a CDS encoding YbaK/EbsC family protein produces MGTLKTEPARARLDLLAPPVAEAIAQWPADAPVDVNDVLVAPIDADLADTAAFCAAYEVGLEVSANCVVVAGKREGVVRYAACIVLATTRADVNGVARRALDVRKASFAPMADAVELTGMEYGGITPIGLPAQWPILVDARVIATPHVIVGSGVRHSKIALPGPALGALPGAQVVEGLARPV; encoded by the coding sequence ATGGGAACGCTGAAGACCGAACCGGCCCGTGCCCGCCTGGATCTGCTCGCCCCGCCGGTCGCGGAGGCCATCGCGCAGTGGCCTGCCGACGCTCCCGTGGACGTCAACGACGTGCTGGTCGCGCCGATCGACGCCGACCTCGCCGACACCGCGGCCTTCTGCGCGGCGTACGAGGTGGGGTTGGAGGTGTCGGCCAACTGTGTAGTGGTGGCGGGCAAGCGCGAAGGTGTGGTCCGCTACGCGGCCTGCATCGTCCTGGCCACGACTCGCGCCGACGTGAACGGGGTGGCCCGCCGGGCGCTGGACGTCCGCAAGGCGAGCTTCGCCCCGATGGCCGACGCTGTCGAGTTGACAGGCATGGAGTACGGCGGCATCACCCCGATCGGGTTGCCGGCCCAGTGGCCGATCCTGGTGGACGCGCGGGTCATCGCCACACCGCACGTGATCGTCGGGTCCGGCGTACGGCACAGCAAGATCGCGCTGCCCGGGCCGGCGTTGGGCGCGTTGCCGGGAGCGCAGGTGGTGGAAGGGCTGGCCAGGCCGGTCTGA